In Primulina huaijiensis isolate GDHJ02 chromosome 16, ASM1229523v2, whole genome shotgun sequence, a single genomic region encodes these proteins:
- the LOC140962016 gene encoding heat stress transcription factor A-2c-like yields MNFSVVSMKEEHVGSSSVLYWDNEELIPQPLEALLETGPPPFLSKTYDFVDDPSTNEIVSWSRGDNSFIVWDPQTFSMNLLPKYFKHNNFSSFVRQLNTYGFRKVDPDKWEFANEGFLRGQRHLLKNMARRKTQYSSSQTSINKSLVSCVEVGSFGLDAEIDRLSRDKLVLATELVKLRQQQQTTLSCLRTMEQRLKDTEMRQKQTISLLANAIQSPTFLQQILQRKDEKKELEVLLCNKRRRRILEHVSKNVGLEELVFQEGGSTNFSTNIGIGFSELGQGSMEYAIKNNVGIGQLGDGNFYVKLEPQEYGDINPRFGDLQLEKLALSIHNPQVIMEEKSSEKGDCEPIDEGFWEELINEGIDEIGKLGVEEGVHDLAEQLGILGANLRLKK; encoded by the exons atgaactttTCTGTAGTTTCCATGAAGGAGGAACATGTTGGATCAAGTTCAGTCCTATACTGGGATAACGAGGAACTAATTCCACAGCCACTGGAGGCTTTACTCGAGACCGGTCCTCCGCCATTTCTCAGCAAAACTTATGATTTTGTCGACGATCCGAGTACGAATGAAATCGTTTCGTGGAGTAGAGGTGACAATAGTTTCATTGTTTGGGATCCTCAAACATTTTCCATGAATCTTCTTCCAAAGTACTTCAAGCACAATAATTTCTCCAGTTTTGTGAGGCAGCTCAATACTTAT GGCTTCAGGAAGGTTGATCCAGATAAGTGGGAGTTTGCAAATGAAGGGTTTTTAAGGGGACAAAGGCATCTTCTAAAAAACATGGCAAGAAGAAAGACTCAGTATTCAAGTTCTCAAACGTCGATTAACAAAAGTCTAGTCTCGTGTGTTGAGGTGGGAAGTTTTGGATTAGATGCAGAAATTGATCGTTTGAGTCGCGACAAACTAGTTCTAGCAACGGAATTAGTGAAACTTAGGCAGCAGCAACAAACCACTTTATCATGCCTTAGAACAATGGAACAAAGGCTAAAAGATACAGAAATGAGGCAAAAGCAAACTATTAGTTTGTTGGCAAATGCTATACAAAGCCCCACTTTCTTGCAACAAATATTGCAGCGAAAAGACGAGAAGAAAGAGCTTGAGGTATTGCTATGCAACAAAAGGAGAAGAAGAATATTGGAACATGTCTCAAAAAATGTTGGTCTTGAAGAATTAGTTTTCCAAGAAGGGGGAAGTACCAATTTCTCCACAAATATTGGTATTGGGTTTTCAGAATTAGGCCAAGGAAGTATGGAATATGCAATCAAAAACAATGTTGGAATTGGGCAACTTGGGGATGGAAACTTTTATGTTAAGCTAGAGCCTCAAGAGTATGGTGACATTAATCCAAGATTTGGTGATTTGCAGCTTGAAAAATTGGCATTGAGTATTCATAATCCTCAAGTGATTATGGAGGAAAAATCTTCGGAAAAAGGGGATTGTGAGCCAATTGATGAAGGGTTTTGGGAAGAATTGATAAATGAGGGTATTGATGAAATTGGGAAACTTGGTGTTGAGGAGGGTGTGCATGATTTGGCTGAGCAATTGGGAATCTTGGGTGCAAAcctaagattaaaaaaataa